The following proteins are encoded in a genomic region of Gadus macrocephalus chromosome 19, ASM3116895v1:
- the si:dkey-175m17.6 gene encoding N-acetyllactosaminide beta-1,3-N-acetylglucosaminyltransferase 2, whose product MARCRCRGKLLCMCLLPCMMTGHLVIYLLVSIFVTLSYTPPKILQRYVAPGASDPGPWSPLPLQPFWNLQLERALWNRLQHALDRRHNPILNANATSSDANATQRDCRAGLPPDGPADLPEQVRAFVGSMHRRRYPLIINQPNVCGPDGALTPGSPALLIAVKSQVGNFENRQAIRETWGRRGRVTGPMGRGVWEVRTVFLLGRQDAGNGPHPDLGRLLELENRQHADILQWDFRDTFFNLTLKELLFWGWFEEHCPTATFVFKGDDDVLVRTNRLLEYLQHRLDEHLLWRGLQNNSDASFDLFVGEVINNARPNREPNTKYYIPESFYSGVYPPYAGGGGVAYSGSLLMRLKEVSELVQMFPIDDVYLGMCLNRLGVAPSHHPGFFTFDLPRYKRTKPCSYRSVLLVHKRTPKQMLLLWRALLGLPGRC is encoded by the coding sequence ATGGCGCGCTGTCGCTGCAGGGGGAAGCtgctgtgcatgtgtctgctgcCCTGCATGATGACTGGCCACCTCGTCATCTACCTCCTGGTGTCCATCTTCGTCACCCTCTCCTACACCCCGCCAAAGATCCTCCAGCGCTACGTGGCCCCGGGGGCCTCAGACCCGGGCCCCTGGTCCCCCTTGCCCCTCCAGCCCTTCTGGAACCTGCAGCTGGAGCGTGCCCTGTGGAACCGGCTGCAGCACGCCTTGGACCGCCGGCACAACCCCATCCTGAACGCCAACGCCACGAGCTCGGACGCCAACGCCACCCAGCGGGACTGCCGGGCGGGCCTGCCCCCGGACGGCCCGGCGGACCTCCCGGAGCAGGTGCGGGCGTTCGTGGGGTCCATGCACCGGCGGCGCTACCCTCTCATCATCAACCAGCCCAACGTCTGCGGCCCCGACGGCGCCCTCACCCCCGgctcccccgccctcctcatCGCCGTCAAGTCCCAGGTGGGGAACTTTGAGAACCGCCAGGCCATCCGCGAGACCtggggccggcgggggcgggTCACCGGCCCCATGGGAAGGGGGGTGTGGGAGGTGCGGACCGTCTTCCTGCTCGGCCGACAGGACGCGGGCAACGGGCCGCACCCGGACCTGGGCCGGCTGCTGGAGCTGGAGAACCGGCAGCACGCCGACATCCTGCAGTGGGACTTCAGGGACACCTTCTTCAACCTCACCCTGAAGGAGCTGCTGTTCTGGGGCTGGTTCGAGGAGCACTGCCCCACCGCCACCTTCGTGTtcaagggggacgacgacgtgCTGGTGCGGACCAACCGGCTGCTGGAGTACCTGCAGCACCGGCTGGACGAGCACCTGCTGTGGCGCGGCCTGCAGAACAACAGCGACGCCTCCTTCGACCTGTTCGTCGGGGAGGTCATCAACAACGCCCGGCCCAACCGCGAGCCCAACACCAAGTACTACATCCCCGAGAGCTTCTACAGCGGCGTGTACCCGCCCTACGCCGGCGGCGGGGGCGTGGCTTACTCGGGCTCGCTGCTGATGCGTCTGAAGGAGGTGTCGGAGCTGGTGCAGATGTTCCCCATCGACGACGTGTACCTGGGCATGTGTCTGAACCGCCTGGGCGTGGCGCCCAGCCACCATCCCGGCTTCTTCACCTTCGACCTGCCGCGCTACAAGAGGACTAAGCCGTGCTCCTACAGGTCGGTGCTTCTGGTGCACAAGCGGACGCCCAagcagatgctgctgctgtggcgGGCGCTGCTTGGACTTCCCGGGCGCTGCTGA